ACATGAGTTAAATCGCCATCCTTTTCATCCATTTGATAAACTGCGATTTTCTTTTCTCCACCGAGAGAAATATAAACGAAACTCGCAGCAAGACAGGGAGTATGCGACAAAACGAACAGACCCACGATTGATAGACAGAACCGAAGCAGAAGATGCATGATAGCCCCTTTGAATATGAAACCAACTACGAATAACACATGTTTGTTTGTATTAGTAGAGCTAGTTTTGAGGGAAATATCAAGCAGAAGCGGCTTGTAAAGCTCGTCCCAAAGCTTCCAATTCACGTGCGCCGCCAAAAACAATACAGATATAAACCTGATCGTCTTCAATCCATTTTACTGTCGCATAATTCCCTTTTTTGAGCTGAGAATACTCGACATTTCCAGGATCAAAATAAGTATGCGAAGGCAACGGAGCCACTCGCCTGGCGGGCACCTGCAGTATTGCCCCATAAACAGGCTGGGCTTTCCCAGTATTAAGTGTGAAAAAACGAACCACAGTGTCATGGACCGGTGATTTGGGTTTATGAGCTGATGATTGATCTACAAAAACGCCATACGAATTGGGGGTAAAGTTTAAACGACCTTTGAAACGCCAACCTCCTTGAGTCGGCAGGCGTTCAGAAAAATTATTATCAAATTCAGACAAAAAACGACGATCCAGGTTTAGCTTTGGACTGAACTCAGATAAATCAATGACCGGCCCTTGAGCAACAAAAAAAGAAACCAGCATTGCTGCAAATACCAAACAAGCTGAAAGTCCAGCAAGGACACCCGGCTTTTTAAGAAACGATTTCCGTGGGGAAATGGCAGGCTGATCACTTATCAAAACATTTTCATTAGATTGAACAAGTGAATCCAGAATAGAATTTTTTAACCCATCAGGAACTTCAACGTCAAGAAGTACAGATTTGAGCTGGTCGTGAAAAGCCGCATCGCCCGGCTGTTCCCCTTGATCAGAATGTTCTGATGATTTAGATGGCTCTGAAAAATTCATAATCGTTCCATATAACCACGTAAGAAGAAAACCGCAAATAATTCTATGAATGGATTGTTGTCTCTTCTTTAGAAAGCGATGAAAAGCGCTCTTGTAAAAATGATTTCGCCCTCGCAAGACGGCTCATGACCGTTCCAAGTGGAATCGAGAGTTCAGTGGCGATTTCTTTGTAAGTTTTCTCTTCAAAATAAAACATCAATAACGGAACTCGAAAATCTTCTGGCAAATCTTTAAGAGCACATTGTAACTCAGATGAAGTTAATTCAGGCATCATTTTTTCTTCAGAGGGAAGATCAAACGTCTGGCTGAGTGCTACTGGAGTAATTTTTTTTGTGATCTTTTTCAAAAATAAATTTCGCAAAATTGTGCAAAGCCAAGAGCGGGCTAAACTCATATCACGAAGTTGAGACAGTTTTTTCTGAGCTACCAAATAGGTCTGTTGGGTAAGGTCTTCTGCATCTGCTCTATCACCCGATAAACGATATGCATATCGGAAGAGCAGCTGGTAGTATTGATCCACCAACAGGGCAAGTTCTTCGGAGGTAGTATGGTTCTGTAAGGACATAACCTAACTCTCTATGTAGTAAAGATGCTGAAAAACACCTTGTTATTCCCCAATAAAGCTAATTTATTGAATTTTTTTCTTAATTCTGATTTCATAAGCATCATTCAGTTGAATTCTTCATATGTTTCACTGAATTTTCTGAACAAGTGCCCCCTTCGTTCTGCTGGAGATTACCTCCTAGGATTTGATCACTTTCCGCTGAATTGTCAGGGACTCTAATCGACTTAAATCGGGATCAGGTAATTCTTCAAAGGCTTTGACGCTGGGAACTCCTAAATCATTGTTTGATAACCTCAATGGAAATTCGGCAAGCTCTTCATGGTAATATTTTTCACTGGGAAAAATGTCTGCGGGATAAGTGAAATTATCCAACATCGCCAACGCAGTACAATGGGAAGCGCCAGTTGCACTTTCCAGCATCCCGCCCACCCAACAAGGAATCTCTGCTTCTTGGCATAAATCATGGATTTTCACCGCATTCGTAAGGCCCCCAACTCGCCCGGGCTTGATATTTATATAACGACAACTTTTCAATGTGACTGCCTGCTGAGCACGACCAGGGTGAGTAATGCTTTCGTCCAGACAAACGGGGGTTTTGATGATTTTCTGAAGCTGAGCATGATCCGTTAGATCATCGTGCTGTAAAGGTTGCTCAATCATTGCCAGCTCAAATTCATCGATCGCTTGAAATAACGCGGTATCTTGAATTCGATATCCACTATTACAATCGATGTGAAACGTTGCTTCAGGAAAAGAAGAGCGAACTGCTTTGAGCATGGGAATATCCCATCCGGGACGAAACTTAAGTTTGATCCGCGGAAAGTTTTGTTCTACGGCAGTTCCGACTTCTTCGATCAAATCATCCAGATGATCCATGACTCCGAAATCAGCTCCTACCGGGACTTCGTTTCTCGTGGCGCCTAACGCAACATGTAGCAGAACATCCTTCTTTCGACTATGCAAACTCCACCAGGCATTATCCAAAGCTGCTTTGGCAAATGGATTGCCTTTATAGAGAGACAATTTTTTCTGCAAATCTTCGCCACTGTCGATCTCTTGGCCAATCACTGCTGGTGCCAGCCATTCAGAAACCGTATGAAAGACACCACCGGCCCATTCAGGGCTATAACAAGGTGCAGCCAAAGGTGTACTTTCTCCCCAACCTTCTACAGATCCACTCGTCATATGACATAATACTGAATGAATCGCTGCATCTTCACCATACGCAGTTCGCCAGGGATAGATGAGCGGCATGGCAACATGGAATAATTCAATCCGTTCAATTTTCATCTAGAGTTTAAATCCTAAATCTATTGCAGAGAATTCATCGTAGAAGCAAAAATGTGTTTTAAGCATCCTCTAACAAGTCCCAAAATTCGCTCTCTGCTGCATCTAATTGACTAGTCGGCTTCGATTGAGACTTCGATTTTTTTTGCCTTTGAGAACTTGCCTGAGTCTTACTCGATCTTTTTGATGAAGCTTGTTGTTTCTGGTTCAATGAGGGGGAACTCCGTTGTCCTTTTTTGGGGACTTGTTTCTTGCTTTTTTTCTTTTTAAGTTTGTGGGTTGTTCGCGAAGACAATAAACCTTGAGAATGTTTTTCAGGATCAGAACAATTAGATCCTGGCGGTCCCTGCTGAGGTTCACCACACTGATTACATAACGCAACGGGTCGCTCCGAGCTATCAAGTCCACGAGCCACCTGTTGATTCTTTTTGGAAACAACAGGTGCATCGGGCAACTCTCTTTTATTCTCAGTCTGTTTTACCACTGGTTCAGCCTGATCCAGAATTCCTTCCAGCATATTACTTTGCTCAAGCTGCAATTCATCTTGAGTTTCAGTAATTTGCTGACTGTTCTCTGACGTTGTCTGCAATATGTTCTGTTCACGAGTAATTTCTATCTCAGCCGCTTTCCCACTGGCAAGATCTCTTGCAGAAACATGAACGCGGGCTTCCGCATCGTATTCCATTAAAACTTCGATTTTCGAATCAACGGGTAAATCGGCAGGCAAACCTTCGATTATGCAATTTCCTAAAACTACAAATGGCTCATCCTGAGAAGCACCGCTTTCAATTAATTTTAGGTGAACTCGTCTCTGGTTTGCAGATACTGTTCCATAAGTATGCTTGACTGATGCAGGCAGCTTTGTATTTGCCGGGAGGAGATAATGAGGTATGCGTTGCTGTCCTTGCTGGTCTCGCACGAGAAAACCTAATGACCGGGCATTCACACTGTGTTGTTTGATCTTTGCCAGACGACTGGCAGCTTCAGTCGTCAGAATGGATTCAGCATATTCACGATTGCTCAACAGCATTCCCGCATAATAAGCCGCACCATGTGCGATCGATTGGTCTGGGGGCAGCGAAAGGTTGCGAGTTGTTCCACTCGATTTTTTGAGGGCATCTCGAATCATGGGCATACGAGATGAACCACCAGTCGTCAGGACCACATCGACATGAGCCCACCCCATACCATTATCTTTTAACAAAGACTTGGTAATCGCAGTTGTTCGACTAACTAATTCTTTGGTGAGTAGTTCAAATTGAGACTGGGTAATCTGATAAGTTTTCCGCTTTGATCCAACCTGACAGGCCAAAGTTGTTTTAGGCCTGACAGTGAGACTCCGTTTCGCCTGTTCGACTTCATTCGCGAGATACTGGAGACTTTCAGGATCATTAGCGGGGTTCACTCCAAATTCATTCACGAATTGTTCTGCGATTGTTGCCTGTAATTTGCTGTTCCAGTCAATTCCCCCTAATTTTAAATCACCACCACTGGCAATGACATTCACTTCATCTTTTTGGTACTTTACCAAAGAAAGATCGAATGTACCGCCTCCCAAATCGTAAACAAGAATCCGCTGTTCTTCAGCAAGCTCTGCAAACCACATCCCTTCAGATCCCAAAACATAGCATAAAGAAGCTGCCACTGGTTCGTTAATCAGGTCAACTTGTTTTAGCCCTGCTTGTAAGGCTGCGTTAATTGTTTCTTGACGCTGCACATCACTGAATTGAGCGGGAACGGTAATGACTGCTGATTCAACAGCTCCAAGACGTTCGTTCGCTGCGGCAAGCAGTTTTTTTAAAATAAAGGCAGAGATATCTTTTGGAGTAAAATACCGACCGTCGATCTCCCATTGAAAATCCGGTTTACCAAGAAAACGTTTCGCATGTTGTACGACATTGAGGGGATTAACGATCGCATGTCGGAGTGCTTCTGTTCCAACGATCACCTCAGCACCATCAAACATAGCCACCGAGGGAGTAGATAATTCCCCTTCCTGGTTGGGAATCGTAACCGGTTCACCATGCTCATTCAGATGAGCGATGCAGGAATAGGTTGTTCCCAAATCGATTCCGACAGCCTGTATTTTCTGCATAAAGCAATAACTCTCTTTAGATCTACATTTTCACATACTTGAAAGATAAAGTATTACGGGAAAGGACGCTTCTCATATGTTATCATGGACACCAGCAACACTCCAGCACTTGATTCGTGTTTTCCTGCTATAAAAATGGCTAGATCGCTATAAAAACTGAAAGATCTGTTTTGTGAAAATGTACCGACAACATCCAAATTGGTGGTTTTTGATTTTACTGCTCCTTTTTTCCAGTGGAATTGGACCAATTCGATCAATAACCGCCAGGGCTTCACTGGAAAACTCAAATGCCAGCCTGAATCGAGAGACACCGAATTACTTAGCCAATCGTAACTTTCGAAAGGGTTTGACTAAGACTTTTTCGGCATCCTGGTCGAACGTTGAAATTCGCTCGATAATCCAGCGCATACGAAGCACACAAAACATCTCAATCATCCTTGACCGGAGAATTGATCCGTCTTTGAAGCTGAAACTGGATATACAAAATCTGACTTTGGAGCAGGGGCTGAAAAATTTAGCGTCTCAGGCTCATGCAAAAACAGTGCTCGTTGGCAGTAATGTTTATATCGGTCCTGAAAAAGCAGTCTCGAATTTAAAAACTCTGCTCGAGATAAGAAAACAAGAACTCGTTGATCTTACTGAATCTCATCCCCGCTTAAAAAGACGTTTTCTTTTTCTCTCCCAAAGAAAAACGTTCCACTACCAGGACCTCGATCAACCTTCTGAAATTCTGGAACAAATCACAGACGCGTATCAGATAACAGCTAAAAACCAGGATCTGATCCCCCATGATCTGTGGAGTCACAGCACCTTTACGTCGGTCAATGCTACTGAAGCACTATCACTACTACTAATTCAACTTAATTTGACATATCGATGGAACGCGCAGGAAACACAAATTGAACTCATTCCCATTCCTGCTTCTGTCACGATTACAAAATCATATACACCACGCGCAAAATCAGTAGCCATTTTAATCAATCAACTGAAAGAACGTTTCCCAGACATTGAGATCAGAAGGGCCGAAAAGACAGTATCTATCAGAACTACGGCAGAAGTTCATGAAGAGATTGAGCAACATTTAAATCCAAAGGCTGCAATCAACAAAAGAAAACCTCAATCAATCAATGCCGTTCCCATTCAACGACGAAAATTTACCCTACGCGTCAAAAAGGCCCCCATTCTGGCTATCATGAACAAACTGGAAGCATCTGGAATCGAATTTCATTACAACGCGAAACAGCTGCAAGAAGCAGGCATTGATCTCAACCAGCTGATTGATATTTCTGTTAAGGATGCTAGCGCAGGGACATTTTTTGACTCACTTTTTAGGACTCTCAATGTATCATATGCTATTGAGGGGACCAAAATAGTTCTCACGCCGAAATAAGTAGCGTCTAGTCAGGCAGCCTTAGGTTCCAATGCTAAAACTTTCCCAGAACTTTCTTTATTGGTGATACGACGATACTTTGAATTCAAGCACAGAATCGGGTAATATTCCGACTGTGTGAGTTAAAACCAGTCTTTGTGAGTCCATATTACTATATCGCCCACATTGGACAAAAGCGATTGCCTGCCTGCTCAGGCTACGAGAGTGTTGTGTATAAACTATTTGTAAATAACACTTTATCAATAAGAGCTTTCTAATAATCACCTTCAAACCTTGTGGGAAGCGTTCGTAAAAGCCTAGATTGATTCGTCAGCAGCTGAAGATTTTTGAACGAATGTAACTTGGCTACTGACCACAGATGCCTGAATGATAAAAATGATAAATTTGTAACGATCATTGCTAAATTCAAACAACCTAATAAAAACAGGAAATGTTCTGCTGAAAAAACGGCATGAACATTCCAAATATAGAACAGCAGAGTGAGGAGATAACGTGGCAAGTCCTAAAAATATGATTGTGGCCCAATCCGGAGGTCCTTCTCCGGTGATCAATAATAGCCTGCGGGGATTAGTAGAAACTGCTCGAGATCTGCCAGAAATAGGAACGATTTATGCAGGTTGGCATGGAATTGAAGGGGTCCTGAAAGAAGAATTGCTCAATTTGAGTGGACAATCTCCTGAAGAAATTGCACTTTTAAGAGTCACTCCCGCAGCAGGTTCTGTAGGAACATGCCGTTATAAATTAAAAGAACATCAAAACGAGGACTTTGATCGCATTATTGAAGTTTTCAAAGCTCATAATGTGGGTTACTTCTGTTACATCGGTGGAAATGACTCGATGGATACAGCAAATAAAGTAGCTCAAATGGCTACTGAGAGAGGTGTTGATGTCGTCGGCATTGGTGTCCCCAAAACAATTGACAACGATGTAGGAGACAGTGAATTCAAACTCATCGACCACACTCCCGGATATGGTAGTACCGCCCGGTATTGGCTGAGTATGGTTCAAATGGCAAACGAAGAAAATCGGGGAAGTTGTCCTGCCGATCCTGTTCTGGTTCTTCAGGCAATGGGCCGCAAAATAGGCTTTATCCCGGCAGCAGCTCGTCTGGCAGACCCGCAGCGAAAAATACCAATGCAAATTTATCTTGCTGAAAACCCTGTCAGTATCGAACAGATTCATACTCAAATTAACGATCAGCTTAGAAAAGATGGACGACTGATTGTAGTCGTCAGCGAAGGACTGTCGCTGGGAGACATCGGCGAAACAAAAGATTCCTTCGGGCATACTCAGTTCAGTTCCAGCCAGATGACGGTTGCCCAATTACTGGTAAACGAACTGAATCAGAGAGGTTTAGCAGTGAAGGGGGCTGCCCGGGCAAATGTTCCAGGCACAGATCAACGACACAATATCGCCTACGCCTCTACGGTTGACTTAGACGAAGCCTATGGAGCGGGACAAAAGGCAGCATTATTGGCAGCCGCTGGCGAATCGGGATACATGTCGACCATCCTTCGTAATGAGGGACCAGGTTACAATGTGCGTTATGATAAAGTTCCATTACCAGAAGTAGCGAACAGCGAACGAACATTTCCCAAAAACTGGATTTCTGCTGATGGCATGGACGTCACCGATGACTTTATCAAGTATTGTCAACCTCTGGTTGGTAACGACTGGCCCAGCGTTCCTTTAATTAATGGGCGTATGCGATTAGCTCAACTGCAGCCATTATTTGGAGATCAAAAGTTACCTAAGTACGTTCCCCAAGCAGATAGGTCAGAATAAACCAAACTGACGTACTTTTGTACGAAGTGAATTAGATAAAACATTTTTTAGCATGAGGATGGGAGAGAACTGTGTCGGATAATCCATTGGATACCAACTTTCAAAAGAAAAACGACTTTTTGATCGGTATAGATTCGGATGGTTGTGCCTTTGATTCGATGGAAATCAAACATAAAGAGTGCTTCATTCCTAATTTTATCAACTATTTTGGTTTGCAGCCCATCTCAAAGTATGCCCGCGAAGCTGCTGAATTTACGAACTTGTACTCTAAGTGGCGTGGCGCCAACCGCTTTATTTCATACACACTCGCATTAGATCTGCTTGAAGAACGCTCAGAAGTCAAATCGCGAAATGTCGATATCCCTAAGCTCCAAGGCATTAGAGACTGGATCGAACGTGAGACAAAATTGGGAAATCCCACATTGGCCGCTGAGGTGGAAAAAACTCACGATCCCGATCTCGAACTCGGATTAAAATGGTCCTTGGCCGTGAATGAAATGATCGCTGATATGGTTCATGATGTTCCCCCATATCCCAATGTGAGAGAAAGCCTGATTAAACTGGATCCGGTAGCCGACATGATTGTTTGCTCTGCCACTCCGAATGAGGCACTCAATAAAGAATGGGAAGAACATGATATCGCCCAATATGTGGACGCGATTTGTGGACAAGAAGCAGGCAGTAAAAAAGAAACCCTGGGACAAGCCAAAGATTGTGGATACGAATCAAACAAAGTCTTAATGATTGGCGATGCACCTGGTGACATGAAAGCAGCTCAAGCCGTGGGTGCTCTCTTTTACCCCATTAATCCCGGTGCCGAAGAGGCCAGTTGGGAACGTTTTATCAATGAAGCCTGTGATAAATTCCTAAACGATGAATATGCTGGAGAATATCAGCAAAAAGTAATTGATGAGTTTGACAGTTATCTGCCAGAGCAACCTCCCTGGAAAGTATAATCTTACAGAACAATTGCATAAAATCACAACGGATCAAATTCAACATCGTTTCTATTAACAAATCATCAAAAACAAACGAGAGTTTTCAATGTCAAAACACGATATCGGCCTGGTAGGCCTGGCAGTCATGGGACAAAATCTGGTACTGAATATGGCCAATCATGGCTACTCGGTCGGTGTTTTCAATCGCACTACCAGTGTAACCGATGATTTTGTTGCCAGTAAAACTGATGAGCAAAACATTACGGGATATCATAGTCTCAAAGAACTAGTTGAAAATCTGGCAACACCACGGAAGGTGATGCTCATGGTCAAGGCAGGTCCTGCTGTTGATAACATTATTGAAGACCTCAAAGGCTTATTAAGCCCTGGCGATATCATCATCGATGGAGGCAACACACACTTTGATGACACGAACCGTCGTACTAAAGAAGTAGAAGACGCAGGCCTCCTCTTCATCGGCACAGGCGTTTCTGGTGGAGAAGAGGGGGCGCTCAAAGGCCCCAGTATTATGCCTGGGGGATCACCCGACGGTTGGCCACACGTAAAATCCATTTTACAAGATATCTCAGCCAAAGTAGGCGATAATAATGATATCCCTTGCTGCGAATGGGTAGGAGAAGCCGGTGCAGGACATTATGTCAAAATGGTACATAATGGAATTGAGTATGGTGATATGCAGCTGATCTGCGAATCATACTATATCCTCAAGCATACGTTGGGACTCACTAATGACGAACTTTATAAGGTATTTGATGACTGGAATCGTGGTGAACTGGAAAGTTACCTGATTGAAATCACCCGCGACATATTCACCGTGCTCGATGGAGAATCAGATGACTATCTGGTTGATAAAATCCTGGATACTGCCAAACAAAAGGGAACAGGCAAGTGGATGAGTCAACACGCATTAGACTTGGGTGTTCCCACAACTCTGATTACAGAAGCCGTCTATGCCCGTTGTCTTTCAGCTCAAAAAGAAGCGCGAGTCCGTGCATCAAAAATCCTGAGTGGGCCTGAGAAAAAATTTGATGGAGATCGAGATCAATTTATTGAAGATGTAAGACAGGCCCTTTATGCTTCTAAATTATGCAGTTACGCACAAGGTTATGTTCAATTGAATGCCGCTGCGGAACACTTTGGCTGGAAGCTGAATAACGGAGATATAGCCCTCTTGTGGCGTGGTGGCTGTATCATTCGCTCCACATTCCTGCAAGACATTAAAGCAGCCTTTGATAAAAATCCTCAACTTGAAAATCTTCTCTTAGATGATTTCTTCCGTAATGCCGTTGATAACGCACAATCAAGCTGGAGACGCGTTGTGGCAACCGCGGTTGAGCTTGGATTGCCTGTTCCCAGCTTCACCGCAGCCTTAAGTTATTATGATGGATATCGCCAGGAACGTTTGCCAGCAAATCTGCTTCAGGCACAACGTGACTATTTTGGAGCTCATACATATCAACGAATCGATAAAGAAGGTACCTTTCATACAGATTGGATTCGTGAACGCCGGCTGGATTCGTAAGCACACTTCAGATGGTTTCATATTCATAACCAATCTAATTTTGCTGTAGCCAGCCTATGCATTTGACCGTTAATAGAGATATGAGCTTTATTAACGGACAAATCCGTGAT
The Gimesia aquarii DNA segment above includes these coding regions:
- the menC gene encoding o-succinylbenzoate synthase, whose protein sequence is MKIERIELFHVAMPLIYPWRTAYGEDAAIHSVLCHMTSGSVEGWGESTPLAAPCYSPEWAGGVFHTVSEWLAPAVIGQEIDSGEDLQKKLSLYKGNPFAKAALDNAWWSLHSRKKDVLLHVALGATRNEVPVGADFGVMDHLDDLIEEVGTAVEQNFPRIKLKFRPGWDIPMLKAVRSSFPEATFHIDCNSGYRIQDTALFQAIDEFELAMIEQPLQHDDLTDHAQLQKIIKTPVCLDESITHPGRAQQAVTLKSCRYINIKPGRVGGLTNAVKIHDLCQEAEIPCWVGGMLESATGASHCTALAMLDNFTYPADIFPSEKYYHEELAEFPLRLSNNDLGVPSVKAFEELPDPDLSRLESLTIQRKVIKS
- a CDS encoding RNA polymerase sigma factor, translating into MVDQYYQLLFRYAYRLSGDRADAEDLTQQTYLVAQKKLSQLRDMSLARSWLCTILRNLFLKKITKKITPVALSQTFDLPSEEKMMPELTSSELQCALKDLPEDFRVPLLMFYFEEKTYKEIATELSIPLGTVMSRLARAKSFLQERFSSLSKEETTIHS
- the gnd gene encoding decarboxylating NADP(+)-dependent phosphogluconate dehydrogenase: MSKHDIGLVGLAVMGQNLVLNMANHGYSVGVFNRTTSVTDDFVASKTDEQNITGYHSLKELVENLATPRKVMLMVKAGPAVDNIIEDLKGLLSPGDIIIDGGNTHFDDTNRRTKEVEDAGLLFIGTGVSGGEEGALKGPSIMPGGSPDGWPHVKSILQDISAKVGDNNDIPCCEWVGEAGAGHYVKMVHNGIEYGDMQLICESYYILKHTLGLTNDELYKVFDDWNRGELESYLIEITRDIFTVLDGESDDYLVDKILDTAKQKGTGKWMSQHALDLGVPTTLITEAVYARCLSAQKEARVRASKILSGPEKKFDGDRDQFIEDVRQALYASKLCSYAQGYVQLNAAAEHFGWKLNNGDIALLWRGGCIIRSTFLQDIKAAFDKNPQLENLLLDDFFRNAVDNAQSSWRRVVATAVELGLPVPSFTAALSYYDGYRQERLPANLLQAQRDYFGAHTYQRIDKEGTFHTDWIRERRLDS
- a CDS encoding Hsp70 family protein — its product is MQKIQAVGIDLGTTYSCIAHLNEHGEPVTIPNQEGELSTPSVAMFDGAEVIVGTEALRHAIVNPLNVVQHAKRFLGKPDFQWEIDGRYFTPKDISAFILKKLLAAANERLGAVESAVITVPAQFSDVQRQETINAALQAGLKQVDLINEPVAASLCYVLGSEGMWFAELAEEQRILVYDLGGGTFDLSLVKYQKDEVNVIASGGDLKLGGIDWNSKLQATIAEQFVNEFGVNPANDPESLQYLANEVEQAKRSLTVRPKTTLACQVGSKRKTYQITQSQFELLTKELVSRTTAITKSLLKDNGMGWAHVDVVLTTGGSSRMPMIRDALKKSSGTTRNLSLPPDQSIAHGAAYYAGMLLSNREYAESILTTEAASRLAKIKQHSVNARSLGFLVRDQQGQQRIPHYLLPANTKLPASVKHTYGTVSANQRRVHLKLIESGASQDEPFVVLGNCIIEGLPADLPVDSKIEVLMEYDAEARVHVSARDLASGKAAEIEITREQNILQTTSENSQQITETQDELQLEQSNMLEGILDQAEPVVKQTENKRELPDAPVVSKKNQQVARGLDSSERPVALCNQCGEPQQGPPGSNCSDPEKHSQGLLSSRTTHKLKKKKSKKQVPKKGQRSSPSLNQKQQASSKRSSKTQASSQRQKKSKSQSKPTSQLDAAESEFWDLLEDA
- a CDS encoding diphosphate--fructose-6-phosphate 1-phosphotransferase; the protein is MASPKNMIVAQSGGPSPVINNSLRGLVETARDLPEIGTIYAGWHGIEGVLKEELLNLSGQSPEEIALLRVTPAAGSVGTCRYKLKEHQNEDFDRIIEVFKAHNVGYFCYIGGNDSMDTANKVAQMATERGVDVVGIGVPKTIDNDVGDSEFKLIDHTPGYGSTARYWLSMVQMANEENRGSCPADPVLVLQAMGRKIGFIPAAARLADPQRKIPMQIYLAENPVSIEQIHTQINDQLRKDGRLIVVVSEGLSLGDIGETKDSFGHTQFSSSQMTVAQLLVNELNQRGLAVKGAARANVPGTDQRHNIAYASTVDLDEAYGAGQKAALLAAAGESGYMSTILRNEGPGYNVRYDKVPLPEVANSERTFPKNWISADGMDVTDDFIKYCQPLVGNDWPSVPLINGRMRLAQLQPLFGDQKLPKYVPQADRSE
- a CDS encoding HAD family hydrolase, producing the protein MSDNPLDTNFQKKNDFLIGIDSDGCAFDSMEIKHKECFIPNFINYFGLQPISKYAREAAEFTNLYSKWRGANRFISYTLALDLLEERSEVKSRNVDIPKLQGIRDWIERETKLGNPTLAAEVEKTHDPDLELGLKWSLAVNEMIADMVHDVPPYPNVRESLIKLDPVADMIVCSATPNEALNKEWEEHDIAQYVDAICGQEAGSKKETLGQAKDCGYESNKVLMIGDAPGDMKAAQAVGALFYPINPGAEEASWERFINEACDKFLNDEYAGEYQQKVIDEFDSYLPEQPPWKV